The sequence below is a genomic window from Candidatus Hydrogenedentota bacterium.
GTTTATCCTCACCTGTTCCCGGGGGATAGTGGCCGATAGTATGGCCGTGAACGGAAATAAAATCAGGCTCCACCTCATTGTTGTCTGCAATATCCATCATGGATAAGCAGGCATCTGCCATCAACTCTCCAAGTTCGAAATTGAGGAGGCACACTTCTTTGGCTGTCAAGTGTTCGCTCAGAAGTCGCAGCCGCAGATCATTGTCATAGGGAAAGGATTGGTGGGCGATCAGCTTCATGGCCAGCCCCGGCCCTGTTCCTTTGATACGCACCAGAACCGCATCAATGCCGTCACAGGAAGTACCGGACATGAGGCCAATGATGAAACGTGCTTTTTTGTTTCGAATTGCTTCTAGGTTCATTCCATTGTCCTTTCTAGGTCAGCATGGGGAAAATAGTGCGCCGCAATGGCAGCGAAATCTTTTCCTGCCGATGCCATACCCCGAGCACCGTATTGACACATACCTACGCCATGACCACGCCCGCCGCCTGTAAAAGTATAGACAGCAGGTGAAGTTCCGTTCATCACAGTCTCTATTATAACCATCGCACTGGGCAATCCTCCAAATGCTTGACGAATATTCAATTCACCGGTGAGCGTGATCGAATCTTTTTCGCCTACAATGGTCAGCGTTTTGAGTCTGCCGCTGACGCCGCGCGCGCCTTCTTCTATACGCAGTACAGTACCTAAATTATGCCGTTGGTTTACAATCTCTGTCAATTCGGAACGAGAATAAGATTTTTGCCAACGGTAGCCTGCGCTGTCTCCTGCACACCACGCATCGGGCGCGGTGGTCAACCATGTGCGCAAGTTTTGGGCGGGCGATATGGAAGGTGAGTTTGTGCGCAGATCAGATTTCCCGCGTAATACTGGATCCGGAGGCCCGCTCCAAACATTGTCGTTGTTCTCTGTCCAGCCTCCGCAGCACGAAGAAAAGACAGCGCTGATATATTTATTTTGCGCGACCAATGCCATGCCCTTTGTTTGGGCGACTGCGGCATCGCTTTGCACGGCATGTCCACTAACACCATTATAGGCTCTGCAACTCTCGAAGATCGTAAAATCAAAACCTTCCAATTCATATTTGCCTGCCATGCTCGCGTAGATTTCGCTGCGTGCGACGATGGCTTGTGCTTTCAGCGCCTCTAAAGGCCAAGATGCGGGCATCTCGGCTGGCACGACGCCGCGCAAATACTCTTCTACCGCCAGGGTGCCGTAGACTTCAAGATCCCGACCATAGCCCACCGTAATTTCGAGGGGTCCATGGAAGAGGCGGTTTCGCTGATTACTTTTCCAATAGGCATCAGATAGATTCATAATTTCGATGGGCGCCGTGCAGTGTATTTTTAAGGGGGCGGTCAGCGTCAGGGGCTTGCTTGTGTTTGTTCCTTGAAGAGTGAAGGTGCAGGAACCGGGCAGTACCCGTTCACTACGGATCCAGGGACGGATGGGGTCGTCTTGCATGCTTTGTGCGAGTGCCGTCGCATCGGCTTCTTTGTCGAAACGTGCAATGGCGATCCAGTAAACACGGTTATCAATGATTCTGCCCGTGCCGGTTCGGAACCGTTTCCCCAAGGTCTTTATTTGCGGGGTATAGCCGCGTTGACGCCAAAGCGCTATAAAGGCATCCCGTTG
It includes:
- a CDS encoding SpoIID/LytB domain-containing protein, with translation MFFKNNRSQLQKQYASALMLMLGLSMAAAAAMAQSEETVSSAHAQVRMRYAVLPDAVTFKTTAAGSLEAGASHYPLEAGTWTLRAENLQPARQHFYVFKKSFQPGDEVQRDAFIALWRQRGYTPQIKTLGKRFRTGTGRIIDNRVYWIAIARFDKEADATALAQSMQDDPIRPWIRSERVLPGSCTFTLQGTNTSKPLTLTAPLKIHCTAPIEIMNLSDAYWKSNQRNRLFHGPLEITVGYGRDLEVYGTLAVEEYLRGVVPAEMPASWPLEALKAQAIVARSEIYASMAGKYELEGFDFTIFESCRAYNGVSGHAVQSDAAVAQTKGMALVAQNKYISAVFSSCCGGWTENNDNVWSGPPDPVLRGKSDLRTNSPSISPAQNLRTWLTTAPDAWCAGDSAGYRWQKSYSRSELTEIVNQRHNLGTVLRIEEGARGVSGRLKTLTIVGEKDSITLTGELNIRQAFGGLPSAMVIIETVMNGTSPAVYTFTGGGRGHGVGMCQYGARGMASAGKDFAAIAAHYFPHADLERTME